From the Macaca nemestrina isolate mMacNem1 chromosome 7, mMacNem.hap1, whole genome shotgun sequence genome, one window contains:
- the LOC105492070 gene encoding vacuolar protein sorting-associated protein 18 homolog, producing MASILDEYENSLSRSAVLQPGCPSVGIPHSGYVNAQLEKEVPIFTKQRIDFTPSERITSLVVSSNQLCMSLGKDTLLRIDLGKASEPNHVELGRKDDAKVHKMFLDHTGSHLLIALSSTEVLYVNRNGQKVRPLARWKGQLVESVGWNKALGTESSTGPILVGTAQGHIFEAELSASEGGLFGPAPDLYFRPLYVLNEEGGPAPVCSLEAERGPDGRSFVIATTRQRLFQFIGRAAEGAEAQGFSGLFAAYTDHPPPFREFPSNLGYSELAFYTPKLRSAPRAFAWMMGDGVLYGALDCGRPDSLLSEERVWEYPEGVGPGASPPLAIVLTQFHFLLLLADRVEAVCTLTGQVVLRDHFLEKFGPLKHMVKDSSTGQLWAYTERAVFRYHVQREARDVWRTYLDMNRFDLAKEYCRERPDCLDTVLAREADFCFRQRRYLESARCYALTQSYFEEIALKFLEARQEEALAEFLQRKLASLKAAERTQATLLTTWLTELYLSRLGALQGDPEALTLYRETKECFRTFLSSPRHKEWLFASRASIHELLASHGDTEHMVYFAVIMQDYERVVAYHCQHEAYEEALAVLARHRDPQLFYKFSPILIRHIPRQLVDAWIELGSRLDARQLIPALVNYSQGGEVQQVSQAIRYMEFCVNVLGETEQAIHNYLLSLYARGRPDSLLAYLEQAGASPHRVHYDLKYALRLCAEHGHHRACVHVYKVLELYEEAVDLALQVDVDLAKQCADLPEEDEELRKKLWLKIARHVVQEEEDVQTAMACLASCPLLKIEDVLPFFPDFVTIDHFKEAICSSLKAYNHHIQELQREMEEATASAQRIRRDLQELRGRYGTVEPQDKCATCDFPLLNRPFYLFLCGHMFHADCLLQAVRPGLPAYKQARLEELQRKLGAAPPPAKGSARAKEAEGGAATAGPSREQLKADLDELVAAECVYCGELMIRSIDRPFIDPQRYEEEQLSWL from the exons ATGGCGTCCATCCTGGATGAGTACGAGAACTCGCTGTCCCGCTCGGCCGTCTTGCAGCCCGGCTGCCCTAGCGTGGGCATCCCCCACTCGG GGTATGTGAATGCCCAGCTGGAGAAGGAAGTGCCCATCTTCACAAAGCAGCGCATTGACTTCACCCCTTCCGAGCGCATCACCAGTCTTGTCGTCTCCAGCAATCAGCTCTGCATGAGCCTGGGCAAGGATACGCTGCTCCG CATTGACTTGGGCAAGGCAAGTGAGCCCAACCACGTGGAGCTGGGACGTAAAGATGACGCAAAAGTTCACAAGATGTTCCTTGACCATACTG GCTCTCACTTGCTGATTGCCCTGAGCAGCACGGAGGTCCTCTACGTTAACCGAAACGGACAGAAGGTACGGCCACTAGCACGCTGGAAGGGGCAGCTGGTGGAGAGTGTGGGTTGGAACAAGGCACTGGGCACCGAGAGCAGCACAGGCCCCATCCTGGTCGGGACTGCCCAAGGCCACATCTTTGAAGCAGAGCTCTCAGCGAGCGAAGGTGGGCTTTTCGGCCCTGCTCCGGATCTCTACTTCCGCCCATTGTACGTGCTCAATGAAGAAGGGGGTCCAGCACCTGTGTGCTCCCTTGAGGCTGAGCGGGGCCCTGACGGGCGTAGCTTCGTTATTGCCACCACTCGGCAGCGCCTCTTCCAGTTCATAGGCCGAGCAGCAGAGGGGGCTGAGGCCCAGGGTTTCTCAGGGCTCTTTGCAGCTTACACGGACCACCCACCCCCATTCCGTGAGTTTCCCAGCAACCTGGGCTACAGTGAGCTGGCCTTCTACACTCCCAAGCTGCGCTCCGCACCCCGGGCCTTTGCCTGGATGATGGGGGATGGTGTGCTGTATGGGGCATTGGACTGTGGACGCCCTGACTCTCTGCTGAGCGAGGAGCGAGTCTGGGAGTACCCAGAGGGGGTAGGGCCAGGGGCCAGCCCACCCCTAGCCATCGTCTTGACCCAGTTCCacttcctgctgctgctggcaGACCGGGTGGAGGCAGTGTGCACACTGACCGGGCAGGTGGTGCTGCGGGATCACTTCCTGGAGAAATTTGGGCCGCTGAAGCACATGGTGAAGGACTCCTCCACAGGCCAGCTGTGGGCCTACACTGAGCGGGCTGTCTTCCGCTACCATGTGCAACGGGAGGCCCGAGATGTCTGGCGCACCTATCTGGACATGAACCGCTTCGATCTGGCCAAAGAGTATTGCCGAGAGCGGCCCGACTGCCTGGACACGGTCCTGGCCCGGGAGGCCGATTTCTGCTTTCGCCAGCGTCGCTACCTGGAGAGCGCACGCTGCTATGCCCTGACCCAGAGCTACTTTGAGGAGATTGCCCTCAAGTTCCTGGAAGCCCGACAGGAGGAGGCTCTGGCTGAGTTCCTGCAGCGAAAACTGGCCAGTTTGAAGGCAGCCGAGCGTACCCAGGCTACACTGCTGACCACCTGGCTGACAGAGCTCTACCTGAGCCGGCTTGGGGCTCTACAGGGTGACCCAGAGGCCCTGACCCTCTACCGAGAAACTAAGGAATGCTTTCGTACCTTCCTCAGCAGCCCCCGCCACAAAGAGTGGCTCTTTGCCAGCCGGGCCTCTATCCATGAGCTGCTCGCCAGTCATGGGGACACAGAGCACATGGTGTACTTTGCAGTGATCATGCAGGACTATGAGCGGGTGGTAGCTTACCACTGTCAGCACGAGGCCTATGAGGAGGCCCTGGCTGTGCTCGCCCGCCACCGCGACCCCCAGCTCTTCTACAAGTTCTCACCCATCCTCATCCGTCACATCCCCCGCCAGCTTGTAGATGCCTGGATTGAGCTAGGCAGCCGGCTGGATGCTCGGCAACTCATTCCTGCCCTGGTGAACTACAGTCAGGGTGGTGAGGTCCAGCAGGTGAGCCAGGCGATCCGCTACATGGAATTCTGCGTGAACGTGCTGGGGGAGACTGAGCAGGCCATACACAACTACCTGCTGTCGCTGTACGCCCGTGGCCGGCCAGACTCACTGCTGGCTTATCTCGAGCAGGCTGGGGCCAGCCCACACCGGGTGCATTACGACCTCAAGTATGCGCTGCGGCTCTGTGCTGAGCATGGCCACCACCGCGCTTGTGTGCACGTCTACAAGGTCCTAGAGCTGTACGAGGAGGCTGTGGACCTGGCCCTGCAG GTGGACGTGGACCTGGCCAAGCAGTGTGCAGACCTGCCCGAGGAGGATGAGGAATTGCGCAAGAAGCTGTGGCTGAAGATCGCACGGCACGTGGTGCAGGAGGAGGAAGATGTGCAGACAGCCATGGCTTGCCTGGCTAGCTGCCCCTTGCTCAAGATTGAGGATGTGCTGCCCTTCTTTCCTGATTTCGTCACCATCGACCACTTCAAGGAGGCGATCTGCAGCTCACTTAAGGCCTACAACCACCACATCCAGGAGCTGCAGCGGGAGATGGAAGAGGCTACAGCCAGTGCCCAGCGCATCCGGCGAGACCTGCAGGAGCTGCGGGGCCGCTACGGCACTGTGGAGCCCCAGGACAAATGTGCCACCTGCGACTTCCCCCTGCTCAACCGCCCTTTTTACCTCTTCCTCTGTGGCCATATGTTCCATGCTGACTGCCTGCTGCAGGCTGTGCGACCTGGCCTGCCAGCCTACAAGCAGGCCCGGCTAGAGGAGCTGCAGAGGAAGCTGGGGGCCGCTCCACCCCCAGCCAAGGGCTCTGCCCGGGCCAAGGAGGCCGAGGGTGGGGCTGCCACGGCAGGGCCCAGCCGGGAACAGCTCAAGGCTGACCTGGATGAGTTGGTGGCCGCTGAGTGTGTGTACTGTGGGGAGTTGATGATCCGCTCTATTGACCGGCCGTTCATCGACCCCCAGCGCTACGAGGAGGAGCAGCTCAGTTGGCTGTAG